GTCCCCGAAAACCGGAGCCGGATGCTGCGTGCGCCACCAGCGGATCGACATGAAGACGATGGGGACGTCGATCGCCGCGAAGACCGAGAGCACTGCGGCGAGAGTTCCCGTCTGACCGGCCATGGAGAAGCGGCGGACGAGAAGATAGCTGACGTAGAGCAGCCAGAGGAGGAGTTCTGATGTGAGCCGGGCATCCCAAGCCCACCAGATTCCCCAGGCGGGCTTGCCCCAGAGCATGCCGCTCGCGAGGCAGACTCCGACGTAGAGGACAGTCACTTCTGCGGAGGCGACGGCGAGTGCATCGGCGGTGAGGGCCTTCAACGGATCGCGGCGCCGCCAGAAGAGAAAGGCGAGCGAAGCGAAGAAGTTTACGTAAGGGAAGACGAGGCCGAGGATGGCGTGAGGCAGATGGTAGTAGAAGATGCGCTGCACGTCGCCCATCGTCGCCTCGGTCGGGACGAGGAAGATGGCCTCGCGGAAGCCGACGACGAGAACCGCGACGGTTGCGAGGAACCACAACCAGGCGGCGTTGCGGAGAGCGGATGAGCGGGCCACGATGGGTCTATTTTAGCGCGAAAGCCGACGTTTTGCGTTTTATGGTCAAGCCGTCGAGTGGTCGTTATTCGGCGTTGAGAACGGTCTCGAAGAGCAGGATGCAGACGGTGGTGTAAATGACGTCGTATCCGGCCAGTTGGGTGATCCAGGTCCGGATGTAGATCGGGTCGAGTTCTGCGGTGATGACGCCGGTTGTGGCCTGCACCATCATCAGGATTGCGGGCAGCGAGATAGGCAGCAGGATGAGAGGTAGCAGGAGCTCGCGGTTGCGGGCGCGCAGGCCGAGCGCGGCGAAGAAGGTTCCGTTGACCACCAATGCCCACGTGCCGAGCGGCAGAATGATAGCGAGAAGCCACGCGTTGCCGAGGACGTGGAGGTTGAAGAAGACGATGAAGATGGGCGCCAGAACCGCTTCGACGATGAGGACGAAGAACATGTTCGCGAGCGCCTTGCCGAGGAAGAGGGCAGAGGCGGCAGAGGGCGCCATGCGCTGGGCCTCGAGGACCTGATTGCGCTGCTCGCGCGTCCACGACTGGTTGAGGGCTGTAATGGAGGCGAAGAGCAGGCCCACCCAGAGGATTCCTCCGGAGATCTGGCGCGTCGTCGTCGGATAGCCCGCGGGATCGAAGGCGATGGAGAAGACGACGACGACCAGCAGCACGAAGAAGAGCATGCCGTTGACGGAGTCGCGCGAACGCCATTCGAGACGGAGGTCTTTGCGCAGGTGCTGGAGGATCTGCGAGAGGTACTTCATTCGTGCACCGCAGCTTTGGTAAGGTCGGCGAGCGTGGCCTCGGCGGCGCGGAGATAGTCTGCGGGGCTGAGAATGAGCTGGAGGCCGCGAAGGCCGGCGGAGACGCTGATGACGTCGAAGAGTTCAATGGTCTCGTCGGCGAAGGCAGGGAAGGGCTTGCGCGCCCCCATGACTGTGACTCCACCGCGGACGTAGCCGGTGAGCGGTTCGACGTCTTTGAGTGATGCCAGTTCGATTTTTTTTACTCCGGCTGCTTTGGCGAGTTTCTTCAGATCGAGCTCGGCGTCGCCGGGGATGACAGCGAACAGGTGCGCGCCATCGTTGGTCTGGGTGAGCAGGGTCTTGAAGACCTGCTCGGGAGGGAGGCCGATCTTGCGGGCGACGGAGATGGCGGTCAGGTCTTCTGGATCAACCTCGTAGACGCGTAGTTCGTAGGTGATTTTGAGGGAGTCAAGGAGGCGCGCGGCGTTGGTCTTAGCTGGTGCAGATGCCTTCATGCGGCGGTCTCGGCTATCTCGACGATCTGACCCTGGCGCATGGTGAGAGTTCGGTCGGCGAGTGGCTCGGCGAGCGTCGCCTGGTGGGTGGTGAGGATGATGGTGCGTTGGCCTCCGCCGGCGACGGGCCAGGTGCGGAAGTCGGCGAGGAGCTCGACCATGTGTTTTGCGCTGGCGGCGTCGAGGTTGGAGAAGGGCTCGTCGAGGAGGAGAAGCTCGGGATCGGTCTGGAGGACTCGTGCGAGAGAGGCGCGCTGGCGCATGCCCTGCGAGTATTGGCCTACGGGACGACGCAGCGAAGGATCGAGGCCGACGGCGCGGAGGGCCATCTCGGGCGAGCCGACGCAGGCGCAACTGTTGCCTCGATGCAGGGAGGCGAAGTAGGTGAGGTTCTCCATGGCAGTGAGTTCGTCGTAGAGCATGGGCGCGTGGCTCATGTAGGCGATACGGCGGCGCTGGCTGCGCGGCGTTTCGCCGAAGACAGTCGCAGTGCCGCGCGTAGGTGCGATGAGCCCGGCGATGATGCGCAGGAGAGTCGATTTGCCCGCGCCGTTTTCGCCGAGGATGACGGTGCACGATCCCGGCGCGACGCAGGCGGTGACGTTACGCAGCGCGGCGAAGGTGCCATAGATCTTGGAGACGGATTCGACAGAGACGCAGATGGGCTGTGCAGCGGTGAAGGAGGCACTGCTGCGAGTTGTTGCTTCCGTCTGCATCATGGTCGTCCGTTTGTGGCGCGGCGGATTTATTTTATCGGGCTGCGGGCAGCGCTGTTGCCGCTGTCGTCGTCGCGGGCTGCTGATTCGGCACGGGTGCGTACTTGGAGGCGCACTTGGCCTGGATCTCAGTGGCGTGGAAGACTCCGTCGCGGCCGAAGGTTCCGACGGCGAGGGCCTGTGCGTCGTCCTTGAAGGTGTCGGGCGGCGGCTCGGTGCCCTGATAGCTGACCTGAAGATGGTGACCCTGCTCGAGAAGATCAAAGGTCGCGTTGGTTCCTACGCGGTGGATGCTGCCGGGAGCTACGTTGCCTGCTACGCGAAGGTGCCGGACGTAGGCTTTGTTCCCCATGCCCTGAAGCTCACTGATGGTGACGTAGTAGCTCTTGTTGTCGCGGACGCCGGTGTAGGCCAGATAGCCGACCGTGGCGAGGATGAGGATAGTGGCGGCGATGATCTTGAGCGAGTTCTTCGGATCGGCGTTCGACATGGGCGTTTCCAACGTCAAGTGTAATGCGTTTGGTTGGAGTTTGACAGGAGGGGCACCCCCTCCCCCGGGGGATTTTATGTAAAGTATTCATTGCATTGGATTTAGGTTTGGACTTATTATGTAAAATATTCCATCTAAAGGGTTTAATTGCCAAAATATTCAAAAGAAATGAGTTATGGGTGAAAAGGAAAGCCCCGGTTGCGCCGGGGCTCTCCTTCTTTGTGTGTCTGGTTTTATTTTAGCGGATTGAGGGAAACTACTCTGCCACTAGGAAGTGGTTTATTTTTATGGGGTTGACTGGTTTGGGGGCTTGACAGGATTTTCTGTGGAAATCGGACAGCCGACCAGACGAAGATTTCGATACGGCTTAGGCCCCGATAGCCTGTCGGGATGCTCCGTGACGACGCCGCCACCACTGATTGCCGGGAGTTAGTTCCTGCGCATAGCCATCGACACATCCTGCCGTAGGGTGAAATCAAGCAGGGTCTCACTCGGCACCTTCACTTGGTCTCCCTTTGTGATTATCTCCGACCCAGCACCCGCCGCCGCACCAGCGCCCGCCCCGATCGCTGCACCCTGGCCGCCGCCAGCGACGGCGCCGATGATCGATCCGAGAGCTGCTCCGCCGATGGTTCTCTTTGCAGTGCTCGCCCCGCGCGACTTGCCGGTCACTTCATATTCTCCCGTCACAACCGGTACTGTCAGCCCGTTCACGACAATTCCCGTGAGCTCCAACCGCAGCTGCGATCTACCGGTAAACGTCCCTGATTCTCTCGACTCCGCCAGCCGGCCATATACGTCGGCCCCCTTAGGGACTACAACCTTACCGTCGGCCATCAGCGGTTCTTCGAGCGAAGCCTTGAATCGATCCCCAATCTGGTTCTTCGTGGAATCGATGGCATCGATGGTACGTACTGAAATCTGCGTTCCTGCCGGGATAGTGATGTACGCCGGTGTCGCCAGTGGCTTGGGTTCGTCGGGAAGCGAGCTCTTCGGCTCGGCCGGCATGTCACTCGCGCCCCTTTCGGAATCAAACCTGAGCAAAGTAATGTCAGCGAGGTTGTACTTCTGCACCGATGAGCCTACCTGGAAGCTGATCTCATTCTCCGTGCCACCTAAGAACTTGCCCTTAATCAGGCTTCCATTCTTCAGCTCTAAAGAATCGGCCCACGCAATCGAGGCCCACAAGCACAGCGCTATGACTGATCTGCAATTTCGCTTAAACTTCATCATCGCCACTCCTTTGCAACGTTCATGCTTACTTCCATCGGTTTGGGTCGATGCCTGGCATTGAGCAAGATTCCTGGTATCTGCTGCACTAACTTTCTGAAGCTGCTCTAAGGTTGTACCAAAGGAACCTGTGAGGCCAGCTGCACGTCAATCAGCGCGACCAGCCGCCGGTCCATCTGGAAAAATAGAGCGGTTTTCTTGCCGGATATCACCTTACCAAATATCGGCATGTACTTGAGACGCAGCTGCGCTGCTGCCTGATCGACTTCAATCGCCTTGCGCATAAGACTGGTGGCCTGATCGTCGGTGAGCGTGTTGTAGCTGGCAGCATATTCCTTGAGAGCCGCATACTTCGCGTCGTTAATCTTGACCAATTCTGCGGTGTACTGATCGTAGAGGGGCCAGAATTTCTCCGCCTCGTTGTCAGTGAGTTGGAGATTGGCAGCGATGATTTGTTTTTTCTGGGAGCGAATGTCCTTCCTGAGTAAGTCGATATCCTGGTCCGTCGTGCTCTGAGCGGAGTTGCCCGAGGGCGTTTGCGACGAATTTTGACCGAGCGAGCTGGTGGTCAAAATCACAATTGTTGCCATGCTGATCGATAGAAGACTCTTGCTGATCACAGAACTCTCCTCCTCTGTCGGGCAAATTCAAGTGGAATGGCGATCGCAGCGGGGGGCCGGTGAATTGAAACGGTAGAGAAAGTCATGTGAGCGCGGGTGCCTGCTAAGCCGCAAACGTGCCAGCAGGAATTTCCTCCTCTCACTCAACGTCCATGAAAACGTTGGATGCCAAACGCGGGGAACTGTCACACCGACAGCGTGAACTTTCGTACGAAATGAGCCGATCCGGAGGCAGCAAAAAGGAGAGGCAGCCACGGGGGCTGCCTCTCCTTCGATGCTGGGTTGAAAGGTTTATGCGGGTGAAGGCTGGCCTTCGCCGAAGCCGGGCTTGCGGCCGCCTTCGGGCTTGAGGATCTTCTGGGCTTCGCCACCTGAGCCAGAGTCAACGCCTGCGAGCGCGGACTTGATGGGCGGGAGTTCCTTGCCTTCGATGATCAGCTTGATCTCGGCTGCGTCCAGGGTCTCGCGATCCAGCAGGGCCGCTGCGAGGCGGTGCATGATCTCCTGGTTGGAGTTGAGCAGGTTGTAGGCCGACTGGTAGGCAGTGTCGACGAAGCTGCGGACCTCGATGTCGATCTGCTTGGCGGTCTCTTCGGAGAAGTCGCGGTGCTGTGCGATCTCGCGGCCGAGGAAGATCTGCTCCTCCTTCTTGCCGTAGGTCATGGGACCGAGCCCGCTCATGCCGAACTCGCAGACCATCTTACGGGCGAGCTCGGTGATGCGCTCGATGTCGTTGCCGGCGCCGGTGGTCATCTTGCCGAGGAAGATCTCTTCGGCGCAGCGCCCGCCCATGAGTGTCGCGAGACGGGTCTCGAGATACTCCTTGGTGACGGTGTGCTGGTCTTCCTCGGGGAGGTAGACAGTGACGCCGAGGGCCATACCGCGGGGGATGATGGTGACCTTGTGGAGCGGGTCGGAGTGCTCGCGCAGCGCAGAGACGAGCGTGTGACCGGCCTCGTGATAGGCGGTGACGCGCTTCTCTTCGTCGGTGAGGAGCATGGACTTGCGCTCGGCACCCATCATGACCTTGTCCTTGGCTACTTCAAAGTCGTACATGTGGACCGACTTTCTGTTGTAGCGGGCGGCGGTGAGTGCGGCCTCGTTGACCATGTTGGCGAGGTCGGCTCCGGAGAAGCCCGGGGTTCCACGAGCCAGCACGTTGAGGTCAACGTCTTCGGCCATCGGGACCTTTTTGGAGTGGACCTTGAGGACCTCTTCACGGCCACGGATGTCGGGTCTGTCGACGACGACGCGGCGATCAAATCTTCCCGGCCGAAGGAGGGCAGGGTCGAGGACGTCGGGCCGGTTGGTGGCAGCGACGAGAATGACTCCGTCGTTGGACTCGAAGCCGTCCATCTCGACGAGGAGCTGGTTGAGCGTCTGCTCGCGCTCGTCGTGTCCGCCGCCGAGGCCTGCGCCACGGTGACGTCCTACGGCGTCGATCTCATCGATGAAGATGATGCAGGGGGCGTTCTTCTTGCCCTGCTCGAAGAGGTCGCGGACGCGCGAGGCGCCGACGCCGACGAACATCTCGACGAAGTCCGAGCCGGAGATGGAGAAGAAGGGAACGTTGGCCTCGCCGGCTACTGCGCGGGCAAGAAGGGTCTTGCCTGTTCCCGGAGGTCCGACGAGCAGGACGCCCTTGGGGATGCGTCCGCCGAGGCGCTGGAACTTCTGGGCTTCACGAAGGAACTCGATGATCTCTTTGAGCTCTTCCTTGGCCTCGTCAACACCGGCGACGTCCTTGAAGGTGATCTTCTTCTGCTGCATGGAGAGGAGGCGGGCGCGCGACTTGCCGAAGCTCATAGCCTTGTTTCCGCCGGACTGCATCTGGCGCAGGAGGAAGAACCAGAGGCCGAGGAGCAGAGCGAAGGGCGCGAGCTGGATGAGGAAGCCGAGCCACGCGTTCGAGTTCTGGTCCTTGATATTGATGTTGACGCCGTGGTCGCGGAGCGTCTTGTACATGTCCGGGTAGTTGGCCGGTATGGTGGTATGGAACTGGGTCTTGTCGTCGCGGTACTTCCCGGTGACCTCAGTGCCATTGACCGTGATCTCGGCGATCTTGCCCTGGTCGGCGTCGCCAAGCATCTGCGTCAGGCTGATGGCCTTCTCCTGATTGGAGCCGGTTCCCTTGACGACGAACTGCCAAAGGAAGACGAGGCAGGCGATCATGAAGACCCAGATCAGAATTTGTTTGACGGTTGAGTTCAAGCCTATTTCCTCATTTTTCTGGCCCCAGCCGCCGAGTGCTCTGTTTGGCGATTGTAGGGCCCCGGCCCACCGGAGCCTCCGGAGAGCCTACTTCATTAGACGATAGCGATAAAGGAAACGTTCCGGGAATACCGACGGTGATGCCCGGCATCTCGGAAACGGTCCTACCCCGTCAGGTAATAAGATTCTACTCTTTTGCCGGAAGATGCAGGGGGGCATTCGATGGGCATCGCTGCAACTAAGGGGTGAGGGGACTTATTCGGGATTCGCGGACTGCTTCTCGCGGTAGAGACGGATTTCGCGTGGGGAGCGGTCGGCGCGGAGGCCGTTGGCGAGGTGCAGGGAGGCCCCGGTGCGGGCGGCGACGGTGGGGAGGGTGAGAAATCCACAGAGGGCGAGGAGGCGTGAGGTCTCGTCGAAGCTGAGACGAGAGCCCAACTGACGGGCGGCGGCGCGGAGGATGCGGCGGCGGAGTGCGGGGTCGAGCGGGCGGAGGCGCTCGATCTCGATGGAGAGGGAGGAGTGGCCAGGAGCGGTGGAGACGCTGCGGCCTCCTCCGCGGACGGGCTTGCCGGGGAGGAGGAGCTGAGGGAGGACGCGCGAGAGCTCGGCCTGCCAGCGGGACTCCTCTTCGCGGGCGAGCTCGGCGAGGTTGGCGAGGGTCTGGTCGATGGAGGGGTTGAAGGTGCGGAGCTGGGGGAGGAGTTCGTGGCGGACGCGGTTGCGGGTGTAGGTGGTGTCGGCGTTGGTGGAGTCGTCGCGCCAGGGCTGATTGAGGGCGTGGAGGTAAGCTTCGATCTCGGTGCGGCGGGTCTGGAGGAGGGGGCGGAGGATCTTGCCGGGGCGTTGATTGGGGGTGTTGATGTGGATGATGGGGTGGATGGCGGCGAGGCCCTCGGTCCATGCACCGCGGAGGAGCTTGAGGAGGACGGTCTCGGCCTGGTCGTCGAGGGTGTGGGCGGTGAGGATGGTGTCGGCGTGGCCGGAGGCGATGAGGGAGCGGAAGAAGTCGTAGCGGACGGTGCGGGCGGCCTCTTCGAGGGTCTCGCGGGCCTGGGAGGCGCGGGCGGGGATGTCGGCGCGGTGGATGTGGAGTGGGATGTCGAACTGAATGCAGAGGTCTTCGACGAAGGCGAGGTCGGCGTCGGACTCGGTGTCGGGGCGGATGCCGTGGTGGACGTGCGCGGCAGAGAGGCCTACGCCGAGGGATTCGCGGGGCGCGGTGTTGGCGGCGTGGATGGCTAGCAGGAGGGCGACGGAGTCGGCTCCGCCGGAGATGGCGACGCAGAGGCGATCGCCGGGGTGGATGTGGTCGCGGTTGAAGGCGAGTGTGGGCTGAGATGGCATCGAGATTCCATCTTAGCGGCGGAGCGTCGCGTTGTGTCGGCTTGGGCGCAGCCCCGGCTTACCCGAGCATCCTGATCGCGATGACGGTCGCGTCGTCGTGCAAACCGTAGCCGTTTACGAAGGAACGTACGTCTGCCAGGAGGCTCTCGGAAGAAGCTTCTGGCTGCAGGAGATGTTCCTGCAGGCGGCGCTGGCCGTACTCTTCCTCTTCAGGGTTTGCGGCTTCCGTGATGCCGTCGCTGTAGAACACGAGACGGGAGCCCGGCGTGAATTCCACTTCTACTTCGGAGAAGTCTCCCGGTCCCAGGCCGAGCGGCATTCCTACATCTGTGCTCAGGAACCGTGCCTCCTGGCCGCGGATCAGGAGCGGCTGAAGATGGCCCGCATTTGCGAAGGTCAACCTGCGGTTTGCCGGATCCAGTATGGCGTACACCATGGTCACGTAGCGTGCGGGCGGGAAGTCTTCGACGAGCATCCGGTTGAGTCGCCGGAGCAAGTCACTGGGTGTGCAGCCGTTTCCTGCGAGCGAGCGAAGGATTCCGCGGGCGGCCGACATCAAAAGCGCGGCCGCTGTGCCCTTGCCCGAGACATCGGCCAGAACGAGCCCCCAGAGGCCGTCCTTCAGGGGGATGAAGTCGTACCAGTCGCCGCCGACCGCTCCGGCGGGAATGCACAGGCCGCAGACAGCAAAGCCGGGTATGTAGGGCGAGCTCCTGGGAAAGAGAGCCTGCTGGATGCTGCGGGCTTCGAGTGCTTCGGAGGTCATCTGCTCACGTTCGTGCTGCGCTTGCTGGAAGATCCGCGCGTTCTGCACTGCGACGGCGATGTGGCTGCAGAGAGCCTGCAGGATCTTCAACTGTTTGGGCGGGAAGGCGTTCAGGTCCGGATGGGAAGCGGTGAAGACGCCGATCAACCGATCCTCTACCAGCAGAGGGACGGCGACTTCGGAGAGCGTGGACCCACCGCAAGAGATATAGTACGGGTCTTTGCGGACAT
This genomic interval from Edaphobacter bradus contains the following:
- a CDS encoding cytochrome c biogenesis protein, which encodes MARSSALRNAAWLWFLATVAVLVVGFREAIFLVPTEATMGDVQRIFYYHLPHAILGLVFPYVNFFASLAFLFWRRRDPLKALTADALAVASAEVTVLYVGVCLASGMLWGKPAWGIWWAWDARLTSELLLWLLYVSYLLVRRFSMAGQTGTLAAVLSVFAAIDVPIVFMSIRWWRTQHPAPVFGDGGSLDPSFYPAVLWNLAGWAMWGVFILVFRFALERRRQLAEQEEALRAIEASLEISQ
- a CDS encoding heme exporter protein CcmB: MKYLSQILQHLRKDLRLEWRSRDSVNGMLFFVLLVVVVFSIAFDPAGYPTTTRQISGGILWVGLLFASITALNQSWTREQRNQVLEAQRMAPSAASALFLGKALANMFFVLIVEAVLAPIFIVFFNLHVLGNAWLLAIILPLGTWALVVNGTFFAALGLRARNRELLLPLILLPISLPAILMMVQATTGVITAELDPIYIRTWITQLAGYDVIYTTVCILLFETVLNAE
- the ybaK gene encoding Cys-tRNA(Pro) deacylase, which translates into the protein MKASAPAKTNAARLLDSLKITYELRVYEVDPEDLTAISVARKIGLPPEQVFKTLLTQTNDGAHLFAVIPGDAELDLKKLAKAAGVKKIELASLKDVEPLTGYVRGGVTVMGARKPFPAFADETIELFDVISVSAGLRGLQLILSPADYLRAAEATLADLTKAAVHE
- a CDS encoding ABC transporter ATP-binding protein is translated as MMQTEATTRSSASFTAAQPICVSVESVSKIYGTFAALRNVTACVAPGSCTVILGENGAGKSTLLRIIAGLIAPTRGTATVFGETPRSQRRRIAYMSHAPMLYDELTAMENLTYFASLHRGNSCACVGSPEMALRAVGLDPSLRRPVGQYSQGMRQRASLARVLQTDPELLLLDEPFSNLDAASAKHMVELLADFRTWPVAGGGQRTIILTTHQATLAEPLADRTLTMRQGQIVEIAETAA
- a CDS encoding cytochrome c maturation protein CcmE, which produces MSNADPKNSLKIIAATILILATVGYLAYTGVRDNKSYYVTISELQGMGNKAYVRHLRVAGNVAPGSIHRVGTNATFDLLEQGHHLQVSYQGTEPPPDTFKDDAQALAVGTFGRDGVFHATEIQAKCASKYAPVPNQQPATTTAATALPAAR
- the ftsH gene encoding ATP-dependent zinc metalloprotease FtsH; the protein is MNSTVKQILIWVFMIACLVFLWQFVVKGTGSNQEKAISLTQMLGDADQGKIAEITVNGTEVTGKYRDDKTQFHTTIPANYPDMYKTLRDHGVNINIKDQNSNAWLGFLIQLAPFALLLGLWFFLLRQMQSGGNKAMSFGKSRARLLSMQQKKITFKDVAGVDEAKEELKEIIEFLREAQKFQRLGGRIPKGVLLVGPPGTGKTLLARAVAGEANVPFFSISGSDFVEMFVGVGASRVRDLFEQGKKNAPCIIFIDEIDAVGRHRGAGLGGGHDEREQTLNQLLVEMDGFESNDGVILVAATNRPDVLDPALLRPGRFDRRVVVDRPDIRGREEVLKVHSKKVPMAEDVDLNVLARGTPGFSGADLANMVNEAALTAARYNRKSVHMYDFEVAKDKVMMGAERKSMLLTDEEKRVTAYHEAGHTLVSALREHSDPLHKVTIIPRGMALGVTVYLPEEDQHTVTKEYLETRLATLMGGRCAEEIFLGKMTTGAGNDIERITELARKMVCEFGMSGLGPMTYGKKEEQIFLGREIAQHRDFSEETAKQIDIEVRSFVDTAYQSAYNLLNSNQEIMHRLAAALLDRETLDAAEIKLIIEGKELPPIKSALAGVDSGSGGEAQKILKPEGGRKPGFGEGQPSPA
- the tilS gene encoding tRNA lysidine(34) synthetase TilS, producing the protein MPSQPTLAFNRDHIHPGDRLCVAISGGADSVALLLAIHAANTAPRESLGVGLSAAHVHHGIRPDTESDADLAFVEDLCIQFDIPLHIHRADIPARASQARETLEEAARTVRYDFFRSLIASGHADTILTAHTLDDQAETVLLKLLRGAWTEGLAAIHPIIHINTPNQRPGKILRPLLQTRRTEIEAYLHALNQPWRDDSTNADTTYTRNRVRHELLPQLRTFNPSIDQTLANLAELAREEESRWQAELSRVLPQLLLPGKPVRGGGRSVSTAPGHSSLSIEIERLRPLDPALRRRILRAAARQLGSRLSFDETSRLLALCGFLTLPTVAARTGASLHLANGLRADRSPREIRLYREKQSANPE
- a CDS encoding GAF domain-containing SpoIIE family protein phosphatase → MDDLLRLQKASQRISSLLNLDQLIDRIVNEVACSFGLVEANVFLYEQERGELVHAGVRGCPVHGKGYCLRYGKEGMVGYVAATGQMRYAPDVRKDPYYISCGGSTLSEVAVPLLVEDRLIGVFTASHPDLNAFPPKQLKILQALCSHIAVAVQNARIFQQAQHEREQMTSEALEARSIQQALFPRSSPYIPGFAVCGLCIPAGAVGGDWYDFIPLKDGLWGLVLADVSGKGTAAALLMSAARGILRSLAGNGCTPSDLLRRLNRMLVEDFPPARYVTMVYAILDPANRRLTFANAGHLQPLLIRGQEARFLSTDVGMPLGLGPGDFSEVEVEFTPGSRLVFYSDGITEAANPEEEEYGQRRLQEHLLQPEASSESLLADVRSFVNGYGLHDDATVIAIRMLG